The genomic stretch CGATGGTGTGCAGATCAGGCGGCACCGACCAGATGATCTCCTGATCGACCCAGCGATTCTCCTGAATGCGTCCGCGAACGACCTGGACCATCGAGATGGGGACCACCGAGCCGCAATCGAGCTGGCAGCGATGGGTGTGAGAGAGGTAGATCCAGCCGTTTTCGTCGAAGTCGGGATGCAGCGCGATGTCGAGCAGGATCCCCATCGTGAGGTAGCTGTTGTCGACGGTGAGGATGGGCTCCCAGACCCGCGGCGTATCGACGATCAGCGGGCCTTGCACACCGTCGGTGTCGATGATCGAGAGCCCGCGCACCGTCTCGGTGACGAGGATGCGGCCGTCCGGCAGCGGGGCGATCGAGTAGGGACGGCTTCCCAGCTCCGTCACGAGTTCGACGCGGAAGTCGTGGTCGCGGGCTTGCAGCGTTCCGGCCGGGATGCGGGACTCCCACGAGCCCGACGTGGTGCCGAAGCCCTGTCGCTGTTCGCTGACGTAGAGCGCGAGGCCCTTCACGAGCTCCGGCGACAGGATCTGGCCGAAGCCCGGCATGCCGCGTTCGGGGTAGCCCGCACCGATGGAGAACATCAGCGCTTTGGTGCTGTCCCCGTTCTGCAGCTCTCCCGTGAGGGGCGGTCCCAGCTCACCGCCCTGCAGGGCGTCTCCGTGGCAGGCGGCGCAGTGTTCCGCGAAGGCGAGCTTCGACGGCTCGCGCGTCTCGCGTCGCTCGAGGTACCACGCCACGCAACCGACGCCGAACACGAGCGCCAACGCGGCGCTGAGTCCGGCTTT from Myxococcota bacterium encodes the following:
- a CDS encoding PQQ-dependent sugar dehydrogenase, with protein sequence MRWWWKAGLSAALALVFGVGCVAWYLERRETREPSKLAFAEHCAACHGDALQGGELGPPLTGELQNGDSTKALMFSIGAGYPERGMPGFGQILSPELVKGLALYVSEQRQGFGTTSGSWESRIPAGTLQARDHDFRVELVTELGSRPYSIAPLPDGRILVTETVRGLSIIDTDGVQGPLIVDTPRVWEPILTVDNSYLTMGILLDIALHPDFDENGWIYLSHTHRCQLDCGSVVPISMVQVVRGRIQENRWVDQEIIWSVPPDLHTIVPDQVAAGRLAFDQSGHVYVSIGGKATYDWVQWLDKPTGKIHRVRDDGTVPADNPFEPEDDVSTAHTVWSYGHRTPQGLAAHPATGEIWGTEMGPRGGDEVNLISRGGNYGWPMFTNGLDYDGEPITIGEDLGLELALEDTIQPVVDYTPAPAISSFEFYQGEAFPAWEHDLIVGTLKARTLYRLRIRDGKLVDEEKLITGLARIRDVEVGADGLVYLLLEHGQEGTIVRLVPSKEAS